One window of Cohnella hashimotonis genomic DNA carries:
- the rpoZ gene encoding DNA-directed RNA polymerase subunit omega, translating into MLYPSIDELVRKVDSKYTLVVAASKRARSLREGQTSKLHAPKSHKVVGVALEEIFKDYITVEAISEEELAAEQNEEEA; encoded by the coding sequence ATGCTGTACCCATCGATTGACGAGCTCGTCCGCAAGGTAGACAGCAAGTACACATTGGTCGTCGCGGCTTCCAAGCGCGCGCGGTCGCTGCGCGAGGGCCAGACCAGCAAGCTGCACGCGCCCAAGTCCCACAAGGTCGTAGGCGTCGCGCTCGAAGAGATTTTCAAGGACTACATTACGGTCGAAGCGATCTCCGAAGAAGAATTGGCCGCGGAACAGAACGAAGAAGAAGCATAA
- the gmk gene encoding guanylate kinase, with the protein MNRGLLIVLSGPSGVGKGTVCAALRRKLPDLTYSVSATTRSPRAGEIDGVNYFFKTREQFKDMIERDALLEHAEYVGNYYGTPRDFVEKTLSEGKDIILEIEVQGAVKVREKFPEGVLVFLLPPSLQQLKDRLTGRGTETQATIDHRLSVAVEEMNLLEHYHYAVVNDEIDAACRRIESIMIAEHCKRERFLHELFVELEGLREKQNIPER; encoded by the coding sequence ATGAACAGAGGTTTGCTGATCGTATTGTCCGGTCCGTCGGGCGTCGGCAAGGGCACGGTCTGTGCGGCGCTGCGCCGCAAGCTGCCGGACCTGACCTATTCCGTCTCCGCGACGACGCGGTCGCCGCGGGCGGGCGAGATCGACGGCGTCAATTATTTTTTCAAGACGCGCGAGCAATTCAAGGATATGATTGAACGCGACGCGCTGCTCGAGCATGCCGAGTACGTAGGCAACTATTACGGCACGCCGCGCGACTTCGTTGAGAAGACGCTGTCCGAGGGCAAGGACATCATTTTGGAGATCGAGGTTCAAGGCGCCGTCAAGGTGCGGGAGAAGTTTCCCGAGGGCGTTCTCGTCTTCCTGCTTCCGCCGTCGCTGCAGCAGCTGAAGGACCGGCTCACGGGGCGCGGCACGGAGACGCAGGCGACGATCGATCATCGGCTTTCCGTCGCGGTCGAAGAGATGAACCTGCTGGAGCATTACCATTACGCAGTGGTCAACGACGAGATCGACGCGGCTTGCCGCCGGATCGAGAGCATTATGATCGCCGAGCATTGCAAGCGCGAGCGCTTCCTGCACGAGCTGTTCGTCGAGCTTGAGGGCCTGCGCGAAAAGCAGAACATACCGGAGAGGTGA
- the remA gene encoding extracellular matrix/biofilm regulator RemA: MAIKLINIGFGNIVSANRIISIVSPESAPIKRIIQEARDRHMLIDATYGRRTRAVIITDSDHVILSAVQPETVAHRLSTKDDEHDE; this comes from the coding sequence ATGGCGATTAAGCTCATCAACATCGGATTCGGCAACATCGTATCGGCGAATCGGATCATCTCCATCGTGAGTCCCGAGTCCGCGCCGATCAAGCGGATCATTCAAGAAGCGCGCGACCGGCATATGCTGATCGACGCGACGTACGGCCGCCGCACGCGCGCCGTCATTATTACGGACAGCGATCACGTGATACTGTCCGCGGTCCAGCCGGAGACGGTGGCGCATCGCCTGTCCACCAAAGACGACGAACATGACGAATGA
- a CDS encoding bifunctional homocysteine S-methyltransferase/methylenetetrahydrofolate reductase yields the protein MKPDFRTALSQRPLVGDGAMGTYLYQLGFPIGVAFEEYNLIKPEMILEVHRRYAAAGAEVLETNTFAAQHGNLVRFGLEKRTAEINAAGVALARQAGGDAAYVLGAVGAIRAGQRKNARTAEITRDYEEQIGALVGAGADGILLETFFELDELMLALRIARRLGDLPVVCQFAVDDPAVTRDGVPMGEALRRLRDEGADVVGFNCRSGPNGILRAVQNIPLDLGLPLSAFPNAGLPDYEDGRVVYSASPAYFGENARAFADNGVRLFGGCCGTTPEHIAEIAAALRGYVPSLAESLRPATAAQVVVTPSRQPSVSADDGRGEPANIAELARMRHTVIVELDPPKDLDIGRFMDGAAALRDAGADALTMADNSLAVTRMSNMALGALVQERVGIRPLVHIACRDRNLIGTQSHMMGFDALGIDHVLAVTGDPAKFGDLPGSSSVYDLTSFEIIKMIKQLNEGIAFSGRALKQKAKFVIGAAFNPNVKHLDKAVQRLEKKVAAGADYIMTQPVYDVGLIERIAEGTKHLDVPIFLGIFPLANGRNAEYLHNEVPGIQLSDAVRERMRGLEGAEGKAEGIAVAKELLDAAMKHFNGIYLMTPFLHYEMTVELTRYVKEKSGVHADNCGCASCPTNDYQVK from the coding sequence TTGAAACCGGATTTTCGCACAGCGCTGAGCCAGCGGCCGCTCGTCGGCGACGGGGCGATGGGAACCTACCTCTACCAGCTGGGATTCCCGATCGGCGTCGCGTTCGAAGAATATAACCTGATCAAGCCCGAGATGATCCTTGAGGTTCATCGCCGCTACGCGGCCGCAGGCGCGGAAGTTCTCGAGACCAATACGTTCGCCGCGCAGCATGGCAACCTGGTGCGGTTCGGTCTTGAAAAGCGTACCGCCGAGATTAATGCGGCGGGCGTCGCGCTCGCGCGGCAGGCAGGGGGAGACGCGGCTTACGTGCTCGGCGCGGTCGGCGCGATCCGGGCCGGCCAGCGCAAAAACGCGCGGACGGCGGAGATTACCCGCGACTACGAGGAGCAGATCGGCGCGCTCGTCGGCGCCGGCGCGGACGGCATTTTGCTCGAGACGTTTTTCGAGCTCGACGAGCTGATGCTGGCGCTGCGCATCGCGCGCAGGCTGGGCGATCTGCCGGTCGTTTGCCAGTTCGCCGTAGACGACCCGGCCGTGACGCGCGACGGCGTGCCGATGGGAGAGGCTTTGCGCCGGCTCAGGGACGAGGGAGCCGACGTGGTCGGCTTCAACTGCCGCAGCGGTCCGAACGGCATATTGCGCGCCGTTCAGAATATCCCGCTCGATCTCGGGCTGCCGCTTAGCGCCTTCCCCAACGCCGGCCTGCCGGACTACGAGGACGGCCGGGTCGTCTATTCCGCTTCCCCGGCCTACTTCGGCGAGAACGCCAGGGCGTTCGCGGACAACGGCGTCCGACTGTTCGGCGGCTGCTGCGGGACGACGCCCGAGCATATCGCGGAGATCGCCGCCGCCTTGCGCGGCTACGTGCCGTCATTGGCCGAATCGCTGCGGCCTGCGACCGCCGCACAAGTCGTCGTAACGCCGTCCCGGCAGCCGTCGGTATCGGCGGATGACGGCAGGGGCGAGCCGGCCAACATCGCCGAGCTCGCCCGCATGCGCCACACCGTCATCGTCGAGCTCGATCCGCCCAAGGATCTCGACATCGGCCGCTTCATGGACGGCGCCGCGGCGCTTCGGGACGCCGGCGCCGACGCGCTGACGATGGCGGACAATTCGCTGGCGGTCACGCGCATGAGCAACATGGCGCTCGGCGCGCTCGTACAGGAGCGGGTCGGCATCCGGCCGCTCGTGCACATCGCCTGCCGCGACCGCAACCTGATCGGCACGCAATCGCATATGATGGGCTTCGACGCGCTCGGCATCGACCATGTGCTGGCCGTGACCGGCGACCCTGCGAAGTTCGGGGACCTGCCCGGCTCGAGCTCGGTGTACGACCTGACATCGTTCGAGATCATCAAGATGATCAAGCAGTTGAACGAAGGCATTGCCTTCTCGGGCCGAGCGCTCAAGCAGAAGGCCAAGTTCGTCATCGGGGCTGCGTTCAACCCGAACGTCAAGCATCTCGACAAAGCGGTGCAGCGGCTCGAAAAGAAGGTGGCCGCCGGCGCGGACTACATCATGACGCAGCCGGTGTACGACGTCGGTCTGATCGAGCGGATCGCCGAGGGGACCAAGCATCTGGACGTGCCGATCTTCCTTGGCATTTTCCCGCTGGCGAACGGGCGAAATGCCGAATATTTGCACAACGAGGTTCCCGGCATCCAGTTGTCCGACGCCGTCCGCGAGCGGATGCGCGGTCTCGAGGGGGCGGAAGGAAAGGCCGAAGGGATCGCGGTCGCCAAGGAGCTGCTCGACGCGGCGATGAAGCATTTTAACGGTATCTATCTCATGACGCCGTTCCTTCATTATGAGATGACGGTCGAGCTGACGCGTTACGTCAAGGAGAAAAGCGGCGTTCATGCCGACAATTGCGGCTGCGCCTCTTGTCCGACCAACGATTATCAAGTAAAATGA